From Halotia branconii CENA392, the proteins below share one genomic window:
- a CDS encoding FHA domain-containing protein, translated as MEILLTWEDPGNQELQKHSSTIPLGIGRELARIPDIYENQSLKKVVLKSREISSFHALIYFVNGQLTIKDISTNGTRVNGNLLHKSSCPLNTGDALQIGPFQISVSLTNEIDGTEILNQPPTILDLETEVTNFSQQAVDESPPSTIAFNLETDQPDPKAEPFKPTYLASFPPREFIASEFVDMQSLYATGEPVQEQEYVALGGGIGSFAWVDHIRIYGVKPDKITVLGLEQKPYGRYQRLCQNSQIPPYERLRSGSDSCPDNLWGWPGYAWREAWQEIFSGEVGSALKRLWQVFSEPLLADTYTPLSGRVFESIDREAERIGWSKMLKYGRIRAIRKTTDGRYAIAYSVPQASERSHGYLVGRYVHIATGYPAIKFLPDLQKYRQDTGDSKSVVNAYEQHEHIYKQLENRGGTVIIRGRGIVSSRIIQTIWEARRKNRQIKVIHVMRTPVKEGYKFGSAQRKVENNWEFQPYNWPKATWGGDMRSMLEAASPAKRYELLKDWGGTTTADRTDWKKIIQEGLDAGWYTIEFGQVEKVERNHEGKPISFIRNQEGLLEVAADFIIDSTGLEAKPENNPLFADLINRYNLSLSPYGGLQAAKDFEMKEMRNMRGRMYVSGVLTLGGPYAAIDTFLGLQYAAQRAADALVAAKAPDIHYLNGLGSLWQWIKWATNQQP; from the coding sequence ATGGAAATATTACTAACCTGGGAAGATCCTGGTAATCAAGAACTGCAAAAGCATTCTTCTACTATTCCTTTGGGGATAGGACGAGAACTTGCACGTATACCTGATATTTATGAAAATCAATCTTTAAAAAAAGTCGTTTTAAAAAGCAGGGAGATTTCTAGTTTTCATGCCTTGATCTATTTTGTTAACGGTCAGTTAACTATTAAAGACATAAGTACCAATGGTACAAGGGTCAATGGGAATCTATTACATAAGTCTAGTTGCCCTCTGAATACTGGAGATGCCCTGCAAATCGGGCCATTTCAGATCAGTGTAAGTTTGACAAACGAGATTGATGGTACAGAAATCCTCAATCAACCTCCAACTATATTAGATCTAGAAACCGAAGTCACTAATTTTAGTCAACAAGCAGTAGATGAATCTCCGCCTTCAACTATTGCCTTTAACCTAGAAACCGACCAACCAGATCCCAAAGCAGAGCCATTCAAACCTACGTATTTAGCTTCTTTTCCTCCACGGGAATTTATTGCGTCAGAGTTTGTAGATATGCAATCTCTTTATGCCACAGGAGAACCCGTTCAAGAGCAAGAGTATGTTGCTTTGGGAGGGGGTATAGGTAGTTTTGCATGGGTGGATCACATCAGAATTTATGGAGTAAAGCCAGATAAAATTACTGTTCTTGGTTTAGAACAAAAACCATACGGACGTTATCAGCGTCTTTGTCAAAACTCTCAAATTCCTCCCTATGAAAGATTACGTTCTGGTTCTGATTCTTGCCCAGATAATCTGTGGGGTTGGCCTGGTTATGCTTGGCGAGAAGCTTGGCAAGAAATCTTTTCTGGTGAAGTAGGTTCTGCATTAAAGCGTCTGTGGCAGGTTTTTTCAGAGCCATTGCTTGCAGATACTTATACTCCTTTATCTGGAAGAGTATTTGAATCTATTGACCGAGAAGCCGAACGTATTGGTTGGTCGAAAATGCTGAAATACGGTCGTATCCGGGCTATTCGTAAAACAACAGATGGTCGTTATGCGATCGCCTATTCTGTGCCTCAAGCCTCGGAGCGATCGCATGGATATTTAGTCGGTCGTTATGTGCATATTGCCACAGGATATCCTGCTATTAAGTTTTTGCCTGATTTGCAAAAATACCGCCAAGATACTGGCGATTCTAAATCTGTAGTTAATGCTTACGAACAACATGAGCATATCTACAAACAATTAGAAAATCGGGGTGGTACGGTAATTATTCGCGGTAGAGGGATTGTTTCATCTCGAATTATCCAAACAATTTGGGAAGCCAGACGCAAGAATCGTCAAATAAAAGTTATCCATGTAATGCGTACCCCCGTCAAAGAAGGTTATAAGTTTGGTTCGGCTCAACGTAAAGTTGAGAATAACTGGGAATTTCAACCTTATAACTGGCCGAAAGCCACATGGGGGGGTGACATGCGTTCTATGTTAGAAGCAGCTTCCCCTGCCAAACGTTATGAATTACTTAAAGATTGGGGTGGAACTACGACAGCAGACCGTACAGATTGGAAAAAAATTATTCAAGAAGGTTTAGATGCTGGGTGGTACACCATTGAGTTTGGGCAAGTAGAAAAGGTAGAACGTAACCATGAAGGAAAACCTATTTCTTTTATCAGAAATCAAGAAGGATTGTTAGAGGTAGCAGCAGATTTCATTATTGACTCTACAGGGTTGGAAGCTAAACCCGAAAATAATCCTTTATTTGCGGATTTGATTAACCGCTATAACTTGTCTTTGTCTCCTTATGGTGGTTTGCAAGCTGCTAAAGATTTTGAAATGAAAGAAATGCGAAATATGCGCGGCAGAATGTATGTTTCCGGGGTTTTAACTTTGGGCGGCCCTTATGCTGCAATTGATACATTTTTAGGCTTGCAATATGCGGCTCAAAGAGCAGCGGATGCTTTAGTTGCTGCAAAAGCTCCAGATATACATTATCTAAATGGTTTAGGTTCTTTATGGCAATGGATTAAATGGGCAACCAATCAACAACCATGA
- a CDS encoding NF041680 family putative transposase — protein MILTQLEKFRQGIYDSLGKAKDAVFELMDAVLTSPSIPSFVSLSQSPVFRRQWSSIYAALHDSRPPKMLLMKLLVQEVETDEQPFLAGDHSFWARPEAKTLKERTFHGDRGGSIGIGQSYSTLAWIPEADGSWALPLKHERITTFETPTSKAAFQLKLVTRELGTRPLAAYDRGYGNAKFVQATEEINADLLLRLASNRCVWGTPGTYKGRGAPCKHGHKFKLNDPQTWPEATETLEVEDPKVGRVKVMRWSGFHFLQSPNRAMEIIRVEVLQPVGRNRKFQPLWLAWLGQTMPPLENLWQKYLCRFALEHWYRFAKQRLYWTQPQLSSTRAAERWSDLMPLLTWQLWFARVACIDSPLPWQSTQDKLSPGRVAQAFPLILATIGTPAQPPKTQGLSPGRAQGHQPPQRPRYLTVKKHASKKPKTEESLKNANLTAA, from the coding sequence ATGATCCTGACACAACTAGAAAAATTCCGCCAAGGTATCTACGATAGTTTGGGGAAGGCCAAAGATGCAGTATTTGAATTGATGGATGCAGTATTGACAAGTCCGAGTATCCCATCATTTGTAAGCTTGTCACAAAGCCCAGTATTTCGACGGCAATGGTCGAGCATTTATGCAGCACTACATGATAGTCGTCCACCGAAAATGTTGCTGATGAAGCTACTGGTACAGGAGGTAGAGACGGATGAACAGCCATTTCTAGCAGGAGATCATAGCTTTTGGGCAAGACCAGAAGCGAAGACACTAAAAGAAAGAACTTTTCATGGGGATAGAGGGGGGAGCATAGGCATCGGACAAAGTTACAGTACGTTAGCGTGGATACCAGAGGCGGATGGGAGTTGGGCATTACCGTTGAAACATGAACGGATAACCACCTTTGAAACGCCAACGAGTAAAGCCGCATTCCAACTAAAACTTGTCACCCGTGAGTTAGGCACTAGACCACTTGCAGCTTATGACCGAGGCTACGGCAACGCCAAATTTGTCCAAGCCACGGAGGAGATTAACGCAGACCTATTATTGCGTTTAGCATCTAACCGATGTGTATGGGGTACACCCGGTACTTATAAAGGACGAGGCGCACCATGTAAACATGGTCACAAGTTTAAGCTCAATGACCCCCAAACTTGGCCAGAGGCAACTGAAACTCTGGAAGTTGAAGACCCGAAAGTTGGTCGAGTGAAAGTAATGCGTTGGAGTGGATTTCATTTCCTTCAGTCCCCAAACCGGGCAATGGAAATCATTCGCGTCGAGGTACTCCAACCAGTAGGACGTAATCGGAAGTTTCAACCTTTATGGCTAGCTTGGTTGGGTCAGACAATGCCTCCATTAGAGAATCTCTGGCAAAAATACCTATGCCGCTTTGCTTTAGAGCATTGGTATCGATTTGCCAAGCAGAGGTTATATTGGACACAGCCTCAATTGAGTTCTACTCGGGCCGCAGAGCGATGGAGTGACTTGATGCCCCTGCTAACTTGGCAACTCTGGTTCGCAAGAGTTGCCTGTATTGATTCCCCCTTGCCCTGGCAATCGACTCAGGATAAACTGTCTCCAGGACGTGTAGCACAAGCCTTTCCTCTAATTTTAGCCACTATTGGCACTCCTGCTCAACCCCCGAAAACTCAAGGGTTATCACCTGGGCGTGCCCAAGGGCATCAGCCACCTCAACGTCCCCGTTATCTCACTGTCAAAAAACACGCATCTAAAAAACCTAAAACCGAAGAATCACTTAAGAACGCTAATCTAACTGCTGCTTAG
- a CDS encoding FHA domain-containing protein, protein MYKITLEWIENGRQRSEIISSEDNLKEKGKISIGRDKNQCDIILPISEKSISRLHAIMFYDFHNNCFFIKNSTSNRPQPNPVIVDGRKIIYEQIGVYSGSLIQLGKISLKIKQIEIIQSQQSYGVRCLNGHQIPYKYIGDFCPHCGFSLQAVETTLLSDDN, encoded by the coding sequence ATGTACAAAATAACTTTAGAATGGATTGAAAATGGTCGTCAGCGTTCAGAAATAATTTCTTCAGAAGATAATTTAAAAGAAAAAGGAAAGATTTCTATTGGTAGGGATAAAAATCAATGTGATATCATCTTGCCTATAAGTGAGAAGAGTATCTCTCGCTTGCACGCAATAATGTTTTACGACTTTCATAATAATTGCTTTTTTATCAAAAACTCAACGTCTAATAGACCTCAACCAAATCCTGTAATTGTTGATGGGAGGAAAATTATTTATGAACAAATAGGTGTTTATTCAGGAAGTCTAATTCAACTAGGTAAAATTTCTTTAAAAATTAAACAAATTGAAATCATTCAATCTCAACAGTCGTATGGAGTTAGATGTTTAAATGGTCATCAAATTCCTTACAAATATATAGGAGACTTCTGTCCTCATTGTGGTTTTTCTTTACAAGCAGTTGAAACAACTTTGTTATCTGATGACAACTAA
- a CDS encoding DUF928 domain-containing protein, which translates to MKLISKISFLGIVLLFASLLDSTSLAAVNSSENVDNTTLLAGKGTSSYDSLMRQGYAAARRRNYTAARNYFQQALGHRPGDKYATRAIANMNRYLARRNSSRIAYSRTRTGRRAVGGTRGGCFDVESEQARQLIIPLIPSDADGVTTTAEYPSFLFYVPQIPKVTSLELVVRDDKTFEKLQTVALTPNKQSGIVRANLTSQTGKPLALNKEYTWVFSVICGNNSRDTDWALEGKVKRVQPNENLNLDLETAAPQEQVEIYVENKLWENALRTVADLRRQNPNDAEIKQYWQELLKSVDFQNEVIQAPLLQ; encoded by the coding sequence ATGAAACTAATATCTAAAATCAGCTTTCTGGGGATTGTTTTGTTATTTGCGTCTTTGTTGGATTCGACTTCGCTTGCAGCAGTCAATTCATCGGAAAATGTTGATAATACTACGTTGTTAGCAGGTAAAGGTACGTCTAGTTATGACAGTTTGATGCGACAGGGTTATGCTGCTGCCAGACGTAGAAACTATACTGCCGCTAGGAATTATTTTCAGCAAGCATTAGGCCATCGCCCTGGAGATAAGTATGCCACAAGAGCCATAGCCAATATGAATCGCTACCTCGCTCGTCGTAACAGTTCTCGTATTGCCTACAGCAGGACAAGAACAGGTAGAAGAGCTGTTGGTGGAACGCGGGGAGGTTGTTTTGATGTTGAGAGCGAACAAGCTCGTCAATTGATTATTCCTTTAATACCGTCAGATGCAGATGGTGTAACTACAACTGCTGAGTATCCTAGTTTCTTGTTTTATGTTCCCCAAATCCCTAAAGTAACATCATTGGAATTAGTTGTACGAGATGATAAGACATTTGAAAAATTACAGACAGTAGCCTTAACGCCAAACAAACAATCTGGGATTGTGAGAGCTAATTTAACTTCTCAAACAGGTAAGCCTTTAGCATTGAACAAAGAGTACACTTGGGTATTTTCTGTTATTTGCGGCAATAACAGTCGGGATACAGATTGGGCTTTAGAGGGCAAAGTGAAAAGAGTTCAGCCCAATGAAAATTTAAATCTTGATTTAGAAACTGCTGCACCGCAAGAACAGGTGGAAATTTATGTCGAAAATAAGTTATGGGAAAATGCTTTGAGAACTGTAGCCGATTTACGTCGCCAAAATCCTAACGATGCAGAAATTAAGCAATATTGGCAAGAGTTGTTGAAGTCGGTAGATTTTCAAAATGAAGTTATTCAAGCGCCTTTATTGCAGTAA
- a CDS encoding filamentous hemagglutinin N-terminal domain-containing protein, whose amino-acid sequence MMTLELWQGSCKVGLLGVLALCNTLVSTLCDSALAQIVPDSTLGNESSLVTPNGNVRGLPATLIEGGATRGVNLLQSFSQFNVGDAQRVYFANPTGIENILTRVTGNNASNILGTLGVNGNANLFLLNPNGIVFGPNASLDVAGSFLATTADSFVFESGLEFSAKNPQAAPLLSVSVTPGLQFGANPGDIRSVANPDPNNANLTVGKNLTLAGGNLDLQRGLQTSEGDISFTASGEFSLKGNQILSFTNSTKGGDINITAKSVSLEGGAILATRASEKGDAGNVNINAQNLTITSGSQVLSQTFGAGNAGTIEVKVDNDVNVTNGALLGSDTSGSGNAGKVSITAKGAVTFDGLYRDQDGNPIIQNGLTSFLPTGAGSQVGNAQFGIPGFGQGGDIEINARSLDLKNGAVLSGITYGGESFNPDGTRIYKNAGNITVKVDDDVNLTNGAQLRSDAVGSSNAGKISITAKGTVTFDGLKPDQDGNPIIQNGSITGASSQVGNPQSGIPSFGQGKDIEINARSLDLKNGAALSSITYGEISYNPDGTLIYNNAGNITVKVDDDVNLTNRAQINSSTLGYGDAGSIKIDAKGGKVFLDNLSFISSEVGNQQSRISGYGQGGEIKINARSLDLKNGAFFSNITFGGISYNPDGTLIYNNAGDVIVNVDDDLNVTNGSQLRSDTYGIGNAGKISITAKGTVTFDGSKVNSGTFGFGKGGNIDITTSSLYLDNGVKLYTLTSGLALTNQQGEITLADAGKITVNVTDKLKILGGSQLRSDTFGQGNAGDITVSAREFSLTSGAQISNITVGNGNPGNITIEAKNGTVLLDNANIFSTIDSGANSISGEVSKISINAGSLELKNNAQIQTVVRGATRNSQGILIPAGNGNAGTIDINVSNAVTLDDVGTAITSILDQETTGTGGDINIEARSLSLKKGAQINASTRGQGSAGSITVKAIDDVSLTGNGTGIFSTAEETSQGLAGNIDIDPKRVFIGNGAEIKVDSNSTWKPEPNSNVKAGSITLVGDQLILNNGKITAETSTVDGGNIILTVPKVLVMLNSSQITTSAVGNGGQILINEKNNRQGILVTVPSQNNDIRANAFGNDTEGGRIEVNTLSVIGFEKEDTGVFDNQSQSEISAKANSGIDGTVSVNSPDVDPASGITTLPVDVVDPSNQIDQGCAAFDEDTAGEFKVTGRGGLPPSPDQPLSSDAVWEDTRTTATNPQNLRANTTAKTPKAEAKKIIPATGWVFKENGEVTLISSTSKATAEKLGSAPQSCPVR is encoded by the coding sequence ATGATGACTCTAGAATTGTGGCAAGGCTCTTGTAAGGTAGGTTTGTTAGGTGTTTTAGCCCTCTGTAATACACTCGTTAGTACTCTTTGTGATTCAGCTTTGGCCCAAATTGTCCCTGATAGTACTCTAGGTAATGAGTCTTCTTTGGTAACGCCTAATGGTAATGTGCGCGGACTACCAGCAACGTTGATTGAAGGTGGGGCGACTAGAGGTGTAAATTTATTACAAAGTTTTTCTCAGTTTAATGTTGGTGATGCCCAACGGGTTTATTTTGCTAATCCTACCGGGATTGAAAATATTTTGACTCGCGTGACTGGGAATAATGCCTCGAATATTTTGGGGACGTTGGGTGTTAATGGTAACGCTAATTTGTTTTTACTCAACCCTAACGGAATTGTTTTTGGGCCAAATGCAAGTTTAGATGTTGCGGGTTCGTTTTTAGCTACAACCGCAGATAGTTTTGTGTTTGAGAGTGGTTTAGAGTTTAGTGCCAAGAATCCACAAGCTGCACCTTTGTTAAGTGTTAGCGTAACTCCTGGGTTGCAGTTTGGTGCAAATCCAGGGGATATTAGGAGTGTTGCTAATCCTGATCCTAATAATGCTAATTTAACTGTCGGAAAAAATTTGACGCTAGCTGGTGGAAATCTTGATTTGCAAAGAGGGTTGCAAACAAGTGAAGGTGATATCAGTTTTACTGCAAGTGGAGAATTTTCTCTGAAAGGAAACCAAATTCTTAGCTTTACTAATTCTACAAAGGGAGGTGATATAAATATTACAGCTAAGTCAGTCTCCTTAGAAGGCGGTGCTATACTAGCAACGAGAGCATCTGAAAAAGGAGATGCTGGTAATGTTAATATTAACGCTCAAAACCTAACAATTACTAGTGGTTCTCAGGTACTGTCTCAAACTTTCGGTGCAGGAAATGCTGGAACAATAGAAGTCAAAGTAGATAATGACGTAAATGTTACAAACGGTGCTCTACTGGGCTCGGATACTTCTGGAAGTGGTAATGCAGGGAAAGTTAGCATTACTGCTAAAGGTGCTGTTACTTTTGATGGGTTATATCGTGATCAAGACGGTAATCCTATAATTCAAAATGGTTTAACTAGCTTTTTACCTACTGGGGCAGGAAGTCAAGTTGGCAATGCGCAATTCGGAATACCTGGCTTTGGACAGGGTGGAGATATTGAAATCAATGCCCGATCGCTCGATTTAAAAAATGGTGCAGTTCTATCCGGCATCACTTATGGAGGAGAATCTTTTAACCCAGACGGGACGCGTATTTATAAGAATGCAGGTAATATTACAGTCAAGGTAGATGATGATGTAAACCTGACAAACGGCGCTCAATTGCGCTCGGATGCTGTTGGAAGTAGTAATGCAGGGAAAATCAGCATTACTGCTAAAGGTACTGTTACTTTTGATGGTCTAAAGCCGGATCAAGACGGTAATCCCATAATTCAAAATGGTTCAATTACTGGAGCATCAAGTCAAGTTGGCAATCCGCAATCCGGAATACCTAGTTTTGGACAAGGAAAAGATATTGAAATCAATGCCCGATCGCTCGATTTAAAAAATGGTGCAGCTTTATCCAGCATTACTTATGGAGAAATATCCTATAACCCAGACGGGACGCTTATCTATAATAATGCAGGTAATATTACAGTCAAGGTAGATGATGATGTAAACCTGACAAACCGCGCTCAAATCAATAGCAGCACTCTTGGTTACGGTGATGCAGGAAGTATAAAAATCGATGCTAAAGGCGGCAAAGTCTTTTTAGATAATCTTAGTTTTATATCCAGTGAGGTTGGCAATCAGCAATCCAGAATATCTGGTTATGGACAAGGTGGAGAGATTAAAATCAACGCCCGATCGCTCGATTTAAAAAATGGTGCATTTTTCTCCAACATTACTTTTGGAGGAATATCCTATAACCCAGACGGGACGCTTATCTATAATAATGCAGGTGATGTTATCGTTAATGTAGATGATGATTTAAACGTGACAAACGGCTCTCAACTGCGCTCGGATACTTATGGAATTGGTAATGCAGGGAAAATCAGCATTACTGCTAAAGGTACTGTTACATTTGATGGGTCTAAAGTTAATAGTGGTACTTTTGGTTTTGGAAAAGGTGGAAATATTGACATCACAACTAGTTCACTTTATTTAGATAATGGAGTGAAACTATATACCCTAACATCTGGTCTTGCATTAACAAATCAACAAGGTGAGATAACTTTAGCTGATGCAGGCAAAATAACAGTCAACGTCACCGATAAACTAAAAATTTTAGGTGGTTCTCAACTACGCAGTGATACATTTGGGCAGGGTAATGCAGGAGATATAACTGTTAGTGCAAGAGAATTTTCCCTAACTAGTGGCGCTCAAATAAGTAACATTACTGTTGGAAATGGTAATCCAGGGAACATTACTATCGAAGCAAAAAATGGTACAGTGCTTCTTGATAACGCTAACATCTTCAGCACTATAGATAGTGGGGCAAATAGCATTAGTGGCGAGGTAAGTAAGATTAGCATTAATGCAGGCTCGCTTGAGCTAAAAAATAATGCTCAAATACAAACTGTAGTTCGTGGAGCTACTCGTAACAGTCAGGGTATATTAATTCCAGCAGGAAACGGTAATGCTGGAACAATAGATATTAATGTTAGCAATGCAGTAACTCTTGATGATGTTGGGACTGCAATTACTAGTATATTAGATCAGGAGACTACAGGTACAGGTGGAGATATTAATATTGAAGCGCGATCACTTTCCTTGAAAAAAGGAGCGCAGATTAATGCTAGTACTCGTGGTCAAGGAAGTGCTGGTTCAATTACTGTAAAAGCGATTGATGATGTATCTCTCACAGGTAATGGAACTGGTATTTTTAGTACAGCAGAAGAAACATCTCAAGGTTTGGCAGGTAATATCGATATTGACCCCAAACGAGTTTTTATTGGCAATGGTGCTGAAATAAAAGTAGACAGCAATAGTACATGGAAGCCAGAACCAAATAGCAATGTGAAAGCAGGTAGCATCACTCTAGTAGGCGATCAACTTATCCTCAACAATGGAAAAATTACTGCTGAAACAAGCACTGTTGATGGCGGTAACATTATATTGACTGTGCCGAAAGTACTGGTGATGCTGAATAGTAGTCAAATAACAACTTCCGCAGTTGGAAATGGCGGTCAAATACTTATAAATGAAAAAAACAATCGTCAAGGTATTCTTGTTACTGTCCCTTCACAAAATAATGATATTAGAGCTAATGCTTTTGGCAATGATACAGAAGGTGGTAGGATTGAAGTCAATACTTTAAGTGTAATTGGTTTTGAAAAAGAAGATACCGGGGTATTTGACAATCAAAGCCAGAGTGAGATAAGTGCTAAAGCAAACTCTGGCATAGATGGCACAGTATCAGTTAACTCTCCTGATGTAGACCCAGCAAGTGGTATCACTACCTTACCCGTAGATGTAGTTGACCCTTCCAACCAAATCGACCAAGGCTGTGCCGCTTTTGACGAAGATACTGCTGGCGAATTTAAAGTTACCGGACGCGGTGGTTTACCTCCCAGTCCCGACCAACCCCTCAGCAGCGATGCAGTATGGGAAGATACGCGCACCACAGCAACTAATCCCCAAAATTTAAGAGCCAATACTACAGCCAAAACACCAAAAGCAGAAGCTAAAAAAATTATCCCTGCGACTGGTTGGGTATTTAAAGAAAATGGCGAAGTGACGCTAATTTCCAGTACATCCAAAGCTACTGCGGAAAAGTTGGGGTCTGCTCCGCAATCATGTCCTGTTCGTTAA
- a CDS encoding ShlB/FhaC/HecB family hemolysin secretion/activation protein: MSITRYPFCLSLLALTFVLLNTNSVNAQTTPDAPGSDIQRGVQPTPPTPVPETLPPVEDLFPSPVIPSTPENIEVLPTQLQGTIKVKSFQVEDSTVFSQEQLAKVTEKFTGEEITFAQLLQAADAITKLYLDAGYITSGAYIPANQTFNKEGSVVTIKVVEGSLESIKVSGTKRLNPSYVRSRLAIATGKPLNQKKLLEALQLLQLDPLLKNISAELATGTSPGTSILEVKVTEAKTRSAQIKLDNNRAPSIGSFQRQIQLNEANLLGLGDGLSVAYANTDGSNSWNVSYTLPINPRNGTVRIDYNNSSTKVIEEPFDILEIEGSSEEYSITYRQPLILTPTTEFALGITASRRESDIGFLEAIAGVRLPYPSPGADEDGKTKVSAVRVFQDWTQRSDKQVIAARSQFSLGINAFDATVNNNAPDSEFISWRGQAQWVRLLAPETLLLVRGDIQIADRALLPSEQIGIGGQSTVRGYRQDFLLADNGFLASAELRYPVLRVPQINGLLSLTPFVDFGTAWNNSQAGRTPLNNDTIASTGLGLLWQQSDRFTARLDWGIPLISVDSSKNSWQENGLYFSILYTQPF; encoded by the coding sequence ATGAGTATTACTCGTTACCCTTTTTGTCTTAGCCTACTCGCTTTGACTTTCGTACTGCTGAATACTAACTCAGTCAACGCACAAACTACTCCCGATGCGCCTGGCTCAGATATTCAACGAGGAGTACAACCAACTCCCCCTACTCCGGTTCCAGAAACACTTCCTCCTGTAGAAGATTTATTTCCATCTCCAGTAATTCCCTCTACTCCAGAAAATATAGAAGTTTTACCGACTCAACTGCAAGGAACAATTAAAGTTAAAAGTTTTCAGGTAGAAGATAGCACTGTCTTTAGTCAAGAACAATTAGCAAAAGTAACTGAAAAATTTACTGGTGAAGAAATTACCTTTGCCCAACTTCTCCAAGCTGCGGATGCTATCACTAAACTTTATCTTGATGCTGGTTATATTACCTCTGGTGCTTATATTCCTGCCAATCAAACTTTTAACAAAGAAGGTAGTGTAGTCACAATTAAAGTAGTTGAAGGTAGCTTAGAAAGTATCAAAGTCAGCGGCACAAAACGATTGAATCCTAGTTACGTGCGTAGTCGTCTAGCTATTGCCACAGGTAAACCTCTCAACCAGAAAAAACTTCTAGAAGCCTTACAATTACTGCAACTCGACCCTTTACTAAAAAACATCTCGGCGGAGTTAGCAACAGGAACGTCTCCCGGTACTAGTATTTTAGAAGTAAAGGTGACAGAAGCAAAAACCCGTTCTGCTCAAATAAAACTTGATAACAACCGCGCACCTAGTATCGGTAGCTTTCAACGCCAAATTCAACTCAATGAAGCTAATCTTTTGGGGTTAGGAGATGGTTTAAGTGTTGCTTATGCTAATACCGATGGTAGCAACAGTTGGAATGTTAGCTATACTTTACCAATTAATCCCCGCAACGGGACTGTACGCATCGATTACAATAATTCGTCTACAAAAGTAATAGAAGAACCCTTCGATATTTTAGAGATTGAAGGCAGTTCTGAAGAATACAGTATCACCTACCGCCAACCGCTAATCCTAACTCCGACTACAGAATTTGCATTAGGAATCACAGCATCTCGTCGAGAAAGTGATATTGGTTTTTTAGAAGCAATAGCCGGAGTACGTTTACCTTATCCTTCTCCCGGTGCAGATGAAGATGGTAAGACAAAAGTATCCGCAGTGCGAGTGTTTCAAGATTGGACGCAGCGCAGTGATAAACAAGTAATTGCAGCTCGTTCTCAGTTCAGCTTGGGTATCAATGCTTTTGATGCCACCGTTAATAACAACGCACCCGATAGTGAATTTATCTCCTGGCGCGGACAAGCGCAATGGGTACGGCTGCTGGCTCCAGAAACCTTATTACTGGTGCGCGGAGATATCCAAATTGCAGATAGAGCGCTTCTACCTTCCGAACAAATTGGTATCGGCGGACAAAGCACAGTCCGGGGTTATCGTCAAGATTTTCTCTTAGCAGATAACGGTTTTTTAGCATCTGCGGAGTTGCGCTATCCAGTTTTGCGCGTTCCTCAAATCAATGGTTTGCTATCACTAACACCATTTGTTGACTTTGGTACTGCCTGGAATAATTCGCAAGCAGGTAGAACGCCTTTGAACAATGATACCATCGCTTCCACTGGATTAGGTCTTTTATGGCAGCAGAGCGATCGCTTTACAGCCCGTTTGGACTGGGGTATTCCTTTAATTTCTGTTGATTCTAGTAAAAACTCTTGGCAAGAAAATGGACTTTATTTTTCCATACTTTATACTCAACCGTTTTAA